A stretch of DNA from Bacillota bacterium:
TGGGGACCTCCTCGGCCCGCGCTACGCGCCACGCTCCACGGGGCTACGCGCCTACAGCCCTACTCTGCCGCCCCGGCCCACGGTCCCGCCTCGATGGGCCGAGCGGCGACACCGCCGGCCTCCAACTGAAACCGCTTGGTCCGCGAGCCGAAGCCCAACGTAGGGGGCCATGGGCGGGCCACACGAAAAGAGAACGGGAGCCGGTTCGGAGCGCCCGTTCTCTCGAGAAAGCCAGCACAACCCAGGCCCGGACTGCTGAGATCAAGGGAGTTTGAGCCCGCCGGACTTCTGTTCCGAAGGCGGCTGCACGATCACCGGGTACCGGTCGTCAGGCTTGGCGGGTCCGACCACAGTCCGCTGCCCGGGCTTGACCACCCACGCCGTAATGAGCATGACGATCTCGGTGTTTTTCGATGTAGTGGTGCGCTTCTTGAAGACCTCACCCAGAATCGGAATGTCCCCGAGGAGCGGCACCTTCACCACGTTCTGAATCTCGTCCCTGTGGAGCAAGCCTCCTATGACCACAGTCTCCCCGTTCTTTATGGAAACGATAGTCTCCAGTTCCCTAGTTCTGATCTGCGGGTAATTCTGGGGCGTCCAGCCCACGATCGAGCTGATGATCGGCTTGACCGTGGCAGTTATCGTGCCTTCGCCGGACACTTTCGGGGTTATTGACAACTCTATGCCGGCGTTTATGAACTCGACCCTGGCGACGACCTGGCCGTCCTGGACCGTCTCGGTGATGACAGGTATCCTGTCGCCTATCAGGATCTTACCCGTCTTCCCATCCTGCGTGAAAGTGTGCTGCCTCGAGATGAGGGTCGCTTCCCCAGCGTCCTCCAAGGCCGTCAGGCTCGCCAGGAAATCCAGGGACACGCTGGTCCATTGTCCGAGCGCGTTTTCACCGAACTTGATTCCCGAGAACGTCCAGTCGATCCCCAAGCGTCTCGCGGCGTCCCCGGTGAGTTCCTCGAGTCTCGCCTCGATGAGTACCTGCGCCAGTTCCCGGTCGAGGGCTTCCACGAGCGCCATGGCCTTTCTCTGCTCCGGCTCTGTCGCGCTGACGATGATCGACGAAGTCCTGGCATCGGCGGTTATCGTCCCTGCAACGAGTCCTGTCAGGCCCGTCTTGACCTCTGCGGGTGTAGCGAAGTTGAGCCGGTATACCCGGGTTACGGGCTCCTCAGTCCTCGGGGCTTGCACAACCGACGGCACGTCCAGGCTCTCGATTATCCTCTGCACGCTCTCAAGCTTGGGCGCCGGGGCCACGACCACGAGTGACCGGGTTCTGTCGTCAGCCTGCATCTTGTCAGCCGGAAGAACCAGGCTCAGAGCTGACTTCATCTCCGACGCCGGCGCGTGGATGAGCTTGAACACCTTGGTCTCATCAGGAGGCATGGCTGGCGCAGGCTCCGGCTCAGGCGGAGGCGCGACAGGTACGTCCAGGGTCGCCACGATCTCACGGACCCGTTCGAGCTTGGAAGGAACCGCCCGCACAAGCAAGGTGTTGGTCCTGGTGTCAACCTGGATGCCCGAGGCCTCCACCACCAGACTGATTGCCGGCTTGAGGCTATCCGCGGGCGCGTTCGCCACCTTGAAGGTGCCGATTACGGGCTCCTCTGCAGGCAATGCCTGGGGTTTCGGTACCTCCTCGACGGGCACGTCCAGGAACGAGACGGCCTCCATGACCTGCGCGTACCTGGAGGCGGTAGCCATGACCACCAGGGAGTTGGTGCGATCATCCACCGTCACCTTGGAAGCGGTGACTATGGGCGCCAGTGCCTCCCTAACCTTCGCCGCCGGGGCGTGAGCAAGTCTTATCACGTTGAGAGTCTCCGGTTCCGGCGCAGGCTGAGCCGGAGCAGGAGGCGGAGCCACCGGCACATCGAGTTGCTCAATGATCTCCAGAGCCTTCGCTTGGACTCCCGCGGTCGCAACGATCACGAGCGACCCCGTACGCTCGTCCACAGTCACCTTCGAAGCCGGGACGATAGGTGCGAGAGCCTCCCGCACCTTGCCGGGGGATGCGTGCTGGAGCTTGACCACGCGCGCTTCTTCGGGCTCCGGTGCGGGCGGCGCCGGGGGAGCAGGAGGCGGAGGTGGCTCCGGGACCGCGACGTCCAGCTCTGCTATGATCTCGAGAGCCTGTTCGTACTTGGACGTCGGGGCTACGATCACTAGGGAGTTGGTTCGCTCATCCGCCGTGACCACGGCAGATGGCACCGCGGCCTGCACTGCCTCCCGCACCTTCTGAGCGGGGGCGTGCGATAGCTTGACGACCCGGAGAACCTCAGAGTCTCGCGCGGGTGGAGCCGGGGCGGGTGCAGGCGGAGTCTCCACCGGCACGTCCAGCTTGCCCACGAGTTCCACGGCCCGAGCGTAGATCGATGGGGTCGACACGATCACCAGGGAGTTGGTTCGCTCATCCGAGGTCACCTTGGCCTCCGGCACTGCTCCCACCAGCACCTCCTTTACCTTGCCCACAGGCGCGTGCGCGAGCTGCACTACTCGCAAGACCGGCTGCTCGAGGGCAGGCGCAGGCGCCGGCGCGGGAGCGGGCTGGGGCGGTTGGACCTCCACGTCGAGTCGGCTGATGAGCTCCTGCACCTGTGCGTGTTGGGTGGCTGTGGCCACCAGGATCAGGGAGTTGGTGCGCTCGTCCACAGTCACTTTGGCGACAGGGATGATGAGCGAAAGCGCCTCCCGGACCTTGGATGCCGGTGCGTAGTTGAGCTTCCTGATCTCTACTGTCTCGGGGTCGGGTTCCGGCGGTGGAGGCGCAGGGGCCTGCTCCACCGGGATGTCCAGGACCCTCACGAGCCTGGCCGCCTTGGCAATAGCATCCTTGGTCCCGGCGATCACGAGGCTATTGGTCCTCTCATCCACCTGGACCTTGCCTTCGCGCACCACAGCAGCAACGGTCTCGCGGACCATCTTTGCCTGGGCGTAATCGAGCCTGACCACTTCCACCAGTTCGCTGTCAGCGGCGGCAGGCTTGACGCCTGCTGGCGCGGGCTCGGTCTTCGCAGGAACCGGCGTGTCCATGAGGGCCACAATCTCTTCCGCCAGGGCAAGCTCATCGGGTGAGCCCAGGACTAGCACGGAATTAGTACGAGAGTCAGCCTGCACATTCTGTGCAGCAATCACCAGGCCCAACCCGCCCTTGACGGATGCGGCGTCCGCATGCTCCAGCCTGAAAGCCCGGACTGCCATTGCGGGTGAAGAGGGCGGCTCCGGGGAGGGAGTCGCCGGAGCTGGCACCGCCGGCTCCTGGGGTTTCGGGACTTCCACGTCCAGAGCCCGGATGAGCCCGGCAACGCGAGCGTGCATTTCGTCGGTGCCAAGGACTACCAGACTGTTCGTCCGCTCATCCACCTGCACTTTTTCAGCGGGCACGATCAGCCTGAGGATGTCCCGCATGGCTTTCGCCGGTGCGTGATCCAGCTTGACTGTCTTGAGCCTCTCCTGAGCCACGGGGACGGAGGGCTCTGGCGCGGGTTTGGGCGGGACTGCAACATCCAAAATGGACACTATCTCCTCGGCCCTGGCTAGATCGTCAGGAAGCCCCATGACCAGGAGGGAAGCAGTCCTCGTGTCCACCTGCACTGCATCCCGCGGGACCACGAGTGCCAGGGCGTCTCGGACTGCAGCCGGATCAGCATTCGCAAGACGGAAGACTCGAAGCGAGCGAGACGGGGCGGCCGGCGGCGCAGGTTTGGCCGGCTCCATGACCGGCACATCGAGAAGCGCCACGATGCCTCGAACTTGCTTGATCTCCTCCTCAAGGCCCCTCACCACAAGTGAGTTCGTCCGCTCGTCTATGGAGATCCGGTCTCCCGGGATCACAACGGCGAGGGCGGCGCGGGTCTTGTCCGGGGCTGCATACTTGAGCTTGATGACCTCCACCGTTTCCTTGGAAGGCACGGGCGCGGGTGGGGCTTCGACCGGAACCACGGGCACCGGGGTGGTCGTCACTATCCCACCTGGGACTGGAGGATAGATTCCTTCATCCACCACGTCCTCGACTTCCACGTCGACCTTTGCGATGAGGTCGAGAGCCCGGATCCGAGTAGCCTCGTCCGCCAGCATGATGACTGAGTTAGTCCTCTCGTCTACCTGGACTTTCGATGCCGGAATCACAAGGCCGAGAAGGTCACGAATGGACTTCGCAGGGGCGTGCCTCAGCTTGACCACCTCAAGGGCCTCGGGGGCCTGGGCAGCAGCCGGGACCGCCTTTGAGGGCAACGGGATGTCGAGCGTATCTATGATGGACGCAACCTTGTCAAGCCGGTCCGGCGTTCCCATCACGAGGACGGAGTTGGTGCGGGTATCCACCTGGACGCTGTCGGCGGGCACAACCAGGGAAAGCGCGCCCTTGACCGTCGCGGCATCGGAATGGCTGAGCCGGTATATCCTGAGCTCACGCTCGGGCGCAGGCGGTTCCGCAGGTTTTGGGGGTGCCTCAACCGCCACATCCAGCATGTCCAGGACTTCGGCCACTCTCGTCATATCCGTAGCAGTCCCCCGGACCAGGACAGAACTGGTGCGCGTATCCGGCTGCAGCTTCGCCGCATCCACCACGAGCGCGAGCGCCCGGGCTATATCCGCTACCGGTGCATGCCGGACCGCAAACTTCCTTACCTCAACCTTTTCAGCCTCACCAGCGACCGCCCCAGGGGGGGCCACGATAAGAGTGGACCCGGCTTTCCTGTACTGAAGGCCGGTGGTGTAAGCGATCAGGTCGAGAGCCTCTTCCACCGAAAGATCCTGCAGGCGGATGGAGAGCGTCCCTCGAACCCCTGGATCGAGCACGATGTTCATGTCGGCCAGCTCCGCGAGGACTCTGAAGACCTCCGAGATCTCAGCCCCCTTGAGATCCACGCTCACGCGGGTCGGGGTGTTCGTTTGACCCACGACTGGCGGACACCCAAAGCACAGTATGAGTATGACCGCCAGGGTCATGACTGCGCGTTTGGCCTGCCTCATTTCTGACCACCTCCCAGCCCGTACTGCACATCCTTGCCGAACACGTTCACCGTCATCGTCCGGTCTCCTATTGACTTCACTACGGCCCCTTCAAATGGTGCATCGCCCGGCCTCACCGTTTTCGTCTCCCCCTCGACTCGCACAACTCCAAATACCCGGTCGCCCGACTGGATGATCCCAGTGAGAGCCATGCTTGGCGGCACAGGCTCCAAAGGAGGCGGGGGCGGAGGCGGTGGGGGCGGCACAGGCTCCGGGATCAACGACCCAAAGGGGTCCCCTCTTCCTAATGCCACTTTCCTCAGTTGGGGCTCTACCCTTCCCCGGCCCAACGTGCGGCTCTGGTCCAGCAGCCCGGCAAGCCTGGCGGCGAAGACCGGCCGGTCCTCGGAAAGCGGCCCTGATGCCCCGGAGGGTGGTTCGTTCGTTCGCATGAACCATATGTACCCCCCGCATCCAGCGGCGACCACGATCAGCACCGAGACGACGATCGCGACAGTCCGGTTCTTCTTCGCTTTCTCGTCCGCGCCGTTTTCGCTACTTCCTCGCTGTTGGAGCTTTGACCGTAGCAGCAGCGCCACTCTGACCACCGCCTTTCGGCCGCACGA
This window harbors:
- a CDS encoding secretin and TonB N-terminal domain-containing protein, yielding MRQAKRAVMTLAVILILCFGCPPVVGQTNTPTRVSVDLKGAEISEVFRVLAELADMNIVLDPGVRGTLSIRLQDLSVEEALDLIAYTTGLQYRKAGSTLIVAPPGAVAGEAEKVEVRKFAVRHAPVADIARALALVVDAAKLQPDTRTSSVLVRGTATDMTRVAEVLDMLDVAVEAPPKPAEPPAPERELRIYRLSHSDAATVKGALSLVVPADSVQVDTRTNSVLVMGTPDRLDKVASIIDTLDIPLPSKAVPAAAQAPEALEVVKLRHAPAKSIRDLLGLVIPASKVQVDERTNSVIMLADEATRIRALDLIAKVDVEVEDVVDEGIYPPVPGGIVTTTPVPVVPVEAPPAPVPSKETVEVIKLKYAAPDKTRAALAVVIPGDRISIDERTNSLVVRGLEEEIKQVRGIVALLDVPVMEPAKPAPPAAPSRSLRVFRLANADPAAVRDALALVVPRDAVQVDTRTASLLVMGLPDDLARAEEIVSILDVAVPPKPAPEPSVPVAQERLKTVKLDHAPAKAMRDILRLIVPAEKVQVDERTNSLVVLGTDEMHARVAGLIRALDVEVPKPQEPAVPAPATPSPEPPSSPAMAVRAFRLEHADAASVKGGLGLVIAAQNVQADSRTNSVLVLGSPDELALAEEIVALMDTPVPAKTEPAPAGVKPAAADSELVEVVRLDYAQAKMVRETVAAVVREGKVQVDERTNSLVIAGTKDAIAKAARLVRVLDIPVEQAPAPPPPEPDPETVEIRKLNYAPASKVREALSLIIPVAKVTVDERTNSLILVATATQHAQVQELISRLDVEVQPPQPAPAPAPAPALEQPVLRVVQLAHAPVGKVKEVLVGAVPEAKVTSDERTNSLVIVSTPSIYARAVELVGKLDVPVETPPAPAPAPPARDSEVLRVVKLSHAPAQKVREAVQAAVPSAVVTADERTNSLVIVAPTSKYEQALEIIAELDVAVPEPPPPPAPPAPPAPEPEEARVVKLQHASPGKVREALAPIVPASKVTVDERTGSLVIVATAGVQAKALEIIEQLDVPVAPPPAPAQPAPEPETLNVIRLAHAPAAKVREALAPIVTASKVTVDDRTNSLVVMATASRYAQVMEAVSFLDVPVEEVPKPQALPAEEPVIGTFKVANAPADSLKPAISLVVEASGIQVDTRTNTLLVRAVPSKLERVREIVATLDVPVAPPPEPEPAPAMPPDETKVFKLIHAPASEMKSALSLVLPADKMQADDRTRSLVVVAPAPKLESVQRIIESLDVPSVVQAPRTEEPVTRVYRLNFATPAEVKTGLTGLVAGTITADARTSSIIVSATEPEQRKAMALVEALDRELAQVLIEARLEELTGDAARRLGIDWTFSGIKFGENALGQWTSVSLDFLASLTALEDAGEATLISRQHTFTQDGKTGKILIGDRIPVITETVQDGQVVARVEFINAGIELSITPKVSGEGTITATVKPIISSIVGWTPQNYPQIRTRELETIVSIKNGETVVIGGLLHRDEIQNVVKVPLLGDIPILGEVFKKRTTTSKNTEIVMLITAWVVKPGQRTVVGPAKPDDRYPVIVQPPSEQKSGGLKLP